CCCGGTGCCGCAGGGCGAGGCAGAGCAGCGCGGCGACCGTGGTTTTCCCACTGCCTGAATGCGGCGCGGCGAGCACCAGACGTTTCACGGCCTAATGCTCGATCCCCGCCTGCGCGCCGATGCCCGCCTCGTAGGCGTGCTTGACCGGCCGCATCTCGGTCACGGTGTCGGCCAGCGCGACGAGTTCGGGCAGCGCGTCCCGGCCGGTGATCACCACGTGCAGGCGGGGGTCGCGCGCCCGCAGGGTGGCTTCCACGTCCGGCCAGGGCACCCAGCCGTACTTCAGGGCGTAGGTGAACTCGTCGAGCACGATCAGGTCGTACTCGCCCGAGCGGATGGCCGCCTGTGCCAGCTCCCAGCCGTGGGCGGCCAGCGCGGCGGAATTCTCCAGGTCGCGCGACCGCCAGGTGAAGCCGTCGCC
The window above is part of the Deinococcus metallilatus genome. Proteins encoded here:
- the cobO gene encoding cob(I)yrinic acid a,c-diamide adenosyltransferase, whose amino-acid sequence is MTDDTTAARREAAMRELEQARDQHQKREDLTRGRRGLLIVNTGNGKGKTTAALGLMVRAQGRGLKVRMFQFLKHEKAKFGEHRTLDVLGIPYEGLGDGFTWRSRDLENSAALAAHGWELAQAAIRSGEYDLIVLDEFTYALKYGWVPWPDVEATLRARDPRLHVVITGRDALPELVALADTVTEMRPVKHAYEAGIGAQAGIEH